The proteins below come from a single Zea mays cultivar B73 chromosome 8, Zm-B73-REFERENCE-NAM-5.0, whole genome shotgun sequence genomic window:
- the LOC100501832 gene encoding uncharacterized LOC100501832 — MHASFVWLFQHIFAGTPALMLSLMLLLANFTVQSMGHSVAAAAATIPPTPPAERAEPSRSRSRFDAASVKAFSVGRTASVSGNDGGGGKTPPVSGATGDGRSDESSLYRPSRVTPQQPSAPPGAETAAQYAANAAEEAIWEMMLAEASKMQASARAEELSDSDVLRGLVAPVETELETEDHAEHTLTQQRYEQAVAAAPNNSLILANFAQFLYLVQNDHDRAEHYFERAVRAEPADSEALSWYATFLWKARNDLAGAEETYQEAIAADPGNAHHAAAYAHFLWNTGGDDTCYPLD; from the exons ATGCACGCCTCCTTCGTCTGGCTCTTCCAGCATATCTTCGCGGGCACGCCGGCGCTCATGCTctccctcatgctcctcctcgccaACTTCACCGTCCAGTCGATGGGCCACAGCGTCGCCGCTGCAGCCGCCACCATCCCCCCAACTCCGCCTGCCGAGCGCGCGGAGCCGTCCCGGTCCCGGTCCCGGTTCGACGCGGCTTCGGTGAAGGCGTTCTCTGTCGGCAGGACGGCCTCGGTCAGCGGGAACGACGGTGGGGGCGGCAAGACGCCGCCTGTCTCGGGCGCCACCGGCGATGGCCGGTCGGACGAGTCGTCCTTATATCGACCAAGCCGTGTGACGCCGCAGCAGCCCTCGGCACCCCCCGGGGCTGAGACCGCCGCCCAATACGCTGCGAACGCGGCGGAGGAGGCCATCTGGGAAATGATGCTCGCGGAGGCCTCCAAGATGCAGGCCAGCGCGCGCGCCGAGGAGCTGAGCGACTCGGACGTGCTGAGAGGCCTCGTCGCGCCGGTGGAGACTGAGCTGGAGACCGAGGACCACGCCGAGCACACGCTGACGCAGCAGAGATACGAGCAGGCCGTCGCCGCTGCGCCCAACAATTCGCTCATCCTCGCCAACTTCGCGCAGTTCCTCTACCTCGTGCAGAACGACCACGACCG GGCGGAGCACTACTTCGAGAGGGCCGTGCGCGCGGAGCCGGCGGACTCGGAGGCGCTGAGCTGGTACGCTACCTTTCTGTGGAAGGCGCGGAACGACCTCGCCGGCGCGGAGGAGACCTACCAGGAGGCCATCGCGGCCGACCCCGGGAACGCCCACCACGCCGCGGCCTACGCGCACTTCCTCTGGAACACCGGAGGTGACGACACATGCTACCCACTCGATTGA